The following DNA comes from Phaeodactylum tricornutum CCAP 1055/1 PHATR_bd_9x21 genomic scaffold, whole genome shotgun sequence.
GGATCTATGCTATTACGCAATCTTTGGATCATAGcatttctaaaacaatgagaagaagattacattTTATTAACTAGTTGATCTCGCGaagtctgttcaatccagtgaacagtcGTACAAAAAAACATAGCCaatcttgaatcttcccacatgtgcataaaacctgtaaatataaattCCATACAGAATaccatggtgagtaatgaatcttgctccttacttgtcatgtgatttgtgagactggttttgtatcttttcctaactgccatttgtatgtatcctgtattcatgACTTTAGGATACAAATGATTCCGTATGTAATGCAAATACGGTGAATTTGagcaataaggccgacacaaactccacacgtgtcaactggaatgacagttttgagtaccggttagcgcaatggcgcgcactacttgggttgtggcacccaaggcaagcctgtcgaaactaatcttgtgtgtttggccacaaatcccaacacggatggttttggacaggtgcaatcccagctgagtattcagaaacatgatgtgactgtttcgagactcgatcgttgccatgctaaggagcattataactatgatgaatgtgcccacggtgccgtgtataacaccgtggagaatagtgaaacggaccacaatggcgcttggcagattgtggggccaaatggaaagtgaacagattagctctttaatttagagtttataaatcttaacaacacttgtgtgaaaaccattttcgttagtttgtatctctttgttagaagccagacaagtcttgatcaccttgtgctgtcttcagaaggcaggagatacttgacattgacaaCACATAGCATGTAAACGCTGCacccatcggattggctcacacttcCGTTTTCCATACTAAGTTGCATATATCCAAGGGACACGTCGCAAGGTGGTGTGCCGTGACAATCATGAGAGACGATGCCATTCAAAATGATGTTCCATAAGCGCGACAAACCTAACAAGAAGCTGAAACCGCTTTCTTGTCTTCACCACAACCTTGTTAATATCTTGGCCAGCAATTGTTCCATTTGCCGGTTCAGCTTCCTCCAGTTTTTGAAAATCTGTATTTCTCAGTCATGTGTTACAACTTCAATATCATCAGGATGAAAGTGCTACagtacactaccttgcggcatgtcccttgGATAGCTTCCACTTTGTAAGGAAAatgtaagtgtgagccaatccgatggacgcaaTGTTTACGTGTCATgtatggagtttgtgttggccttattgtgCACATCCCACATATTTGGGTTACCCTGTTATAGTGTACCTCCTTGCAACATGAGCTGTGAACATAAATCACTAAGCATGGATGGtgcaagtgtgaatcaaaagtATACAGATGGAGCAAAGGAGGCCtgcacagaaatgataccacAGCCTTGTTCTGTGGCCAtgtggactcacaataatcaaAGCATTTGAACAATTGATATGTTTTCAGAACCGCAggtgcttagtctccacttgttgGTTTACACAATTAAAGTAATCTGGGATACAGTTGGAATATAGGAGATACAACTGGGACATAGAAAATACAATTGAGGCAACATAGGGGGGcatcacaagacacatggtgggcCTGAAGAAGAACCTCTATTCACCACAGGTGTTttgcatgggactcatagcTCTGAaggtatatatatacatgtgtGAGAAAGGCTGCCTATGCCTATTGAGATTgtggaagttgtggaagattGAAGATGAGGTGGCACTTTGTGGGgttgttcactggactgtacaacagattgactagtatgtagaatgtaatcttcctCTCAGTGTTatagaaattctttgatccaaattgcattctacgcataggtccttgtatctgCTGTCTGACCCGTGGGGAATGTCAacaacaagttgagttttatAATCCttaagtctcttaggtgtatcacAGGTCATTGCTCTACTTGACTCGCTAGAGATACTAATAGAAGTATGCTTTACCTAgaacaattgttggcctgttagtgccgtacaagatgctcttttTTCCGAttggtgattaccaaccagaagtgggaaaagagctctcgcagtatttcttagagtagttatcctttacatgttactagaaccaacaaatggcttccatagttgcacagacaaaggaaagtagcgacggatgacacacgcaccgtctgcgtcatctggcGACATTCCAAAgtgtctcgtgtgctacaTACAGAATTCTAACAATGATGCTAACTGGAACCCGGAATTGGTTACGAGAAGTAGACGCCGCCTACCCCGTTCTTCGATCGCTTTCACCGTGTGTATTCTGCAATATTCGCAACGTAACACACAAAAGATGATGCGAAGTATAGAGCGACGACAATGTCTATTCCACCGGACGGCGGGCTTGGACACGAAGACCTTGTGTTCATTTGTCACGACCGCATACTtgctactgacagtgaccgTCGGTTCTCACGCACAGAGCCATCCGAAGCAAACGTGCACAATTGCCTATGATGGTACTTCCGCGTGTAAAGaaagcagcaacgacgacgatgtcaATCGGCAAGCAATTAATGCGGGAATGACTGTCTCTTCTGCTTTGTCGGATTCCACCTGTGGCTTGTATTTGGCACCCTCCACCATTCCTGGTGCAGGCGTGGGGATATTTACGGCGGTGGAGAAGCAAATTGGGGATACGGTAGGACGTGGAGATATTTGCATTCCCGTCATTGATATGTACTGGCACGCCGACGGCATCACGCAACCCTTTTCGGACTATTTCTGGTCCGGAGACACCATGGGCATGTCGCACGAAACCGACTCGGACGACGTTGAAGCACTCTGTCCGGGGTTGGACTGTGCCATCAACTGTCATCTTGCACTCGTTAACGTGGAGAAAGCCGTCCCCGTCtacgacgactttggagcGCTACACCGATCCCGCGATCCTGGAACCGGCGCCTTTTCCCCGTACCACAACGGAACCACCTACGTGTCCCGACACATTCCAGCGGGAGGAGAATTGTTCAAGTTCTATGGGGATCACTGGTTCCAAACAAGACCTCATGTTTTTGGCCTGATCCCACTTTCGGAGGATTACGAAACGGCGGAAGACATGAATGAAAAAATGGTGCTGCTACTGCAACGAGCTTTGGGTACCCGCGATGGCGTCAACGTCAGCAGTGGCAACAATCTGTTGGAGGACTGGTTTGGTTTGCTACAGAAAATTAATGCCGGTGCCTTTGAATCGCGCACCCTCAATGCCTTGCCCCAGTCTTGGGCCGACGCCACGTTGGCCGCCAAAGACACAATATCCGCCCTACACCAACCATCCGCGACGCGGGATGTGGCCTGGCTGGAAAAACACGGACGATGCATAGATCATGTAGAACCGCGAACGAGTACCATCGTACCGCAAGCCGGGCGTGGAGCGTTTGCCGTGCGAAGCTTGCTGCGTGACCAAGTCATCACCACCACGCCTCTGCTGCACGTGGCGGATGCTGATTTCTTCAATCTGTACAATGTCACCTCGATgtttgacgaaaacgacaatgAACACTATCAGAAACATGTTGACACTGTGGTGGGATCCCAGATCCTTTTGAACTATTGCTTTGGACACGAAGAGACGACCGTTATATTGTGTCCTTACGGATCCGGTATCAACTACATTAATCACGACGCAACACTCGCCAATGTAAAAATCAGATGGGCGGTCGATTTTGACGTCGTTCACGACGATGAAGTTGTACAATCATGGACggtggaagatttggaaaacgATACTAAGCCACGTCTTGCCTTGGATTACTTCGCAACGAGGGACATCGAGCCCGGTGAGGAACTCTTACTTGACTACGGCGCCGTATGGGAAGAAGCGTGGCGGGAACACGTCGACACATGGCAGCCGTACAATGGGGTCGTGGATGCTATAAGCTACGGTAGTGCCACCACAATGAATGAAGTCGCCCGCGAAACCCCACTGCGGACGCAAGACGAACAAAGGTTCGATCCGTATCCaggcaatttgcaaattcGGTGCCATTACGCTCTCAAGAATACCATAAATCGCGAGGAGGCCTACGTTTTCCATTGGCGGGACACTGATTACGGCTACGCATGTCACATTCTTGATCGGTTTATTGAAGACAACAAGGACTGGTACACGGTCGAGCTGGAATTGACGGTCGATCCCGACGCCGAAACCGCTGTAAGAACAGAGCGAACGGATGTACCCCGATCGGCGATGCAATTTTTCCCGGCCCCCGGAACGAGTGATTTACAGTTGCCCAACGCTTTTCGACACTTGATCGGTCTACCGGACGAACTTCTTCCCCCGCAATGGCGCAACTTGTAGCTAGAATAGATTACGTGCGTGTCTCTAAACAAATTGCCCCTCTATACAGGCTCGGTGTGTGTGGCCTGCTATGAGTTGCCGGACGGAATGAACTAATTGGTCGAGTGTAATAGTACGTAAACAGTTCGTAATATTTTGCGGTAGGGGGCTAATGTCGTTACATTAGTACGCATGCAGAAGCATATATAGTAGAATTAGAATGTAGAGCGTCTTTGTACGAGACTTGTTGCGATTCGTTTCCTCAGCAAACGATGGCGTGGCATCGGCAATAGTAGCCATAgtcctcctcctcgtccTGGCTTTCTggcttcttgtcgttgacTTTTGGCTGCTCGCCATGATACATTTCGTCGTCACGCAAttcgacaacgtcgtcgacgtcaCGCGTATCACAGAACAGCTGGTAGACCCCATGCAGAACCACCAGACTACACAACGCCAAAAGCGATACGAGGAGCACTGTAAATCCCCACAGAGCTTGTCCAAATAAGACGAGACCCAGCACAATGTTGAGCAAGATTTCGGGGACCAACAACAAGACAACGTTGGTAACTCGACATTCCTGCAAGGTCAGACGGTACAACCAGGTTGAAATGGCAAAGAGCGCAATAGTGGCGTTCACGACGGGCCAGTGATCAACCAACGCTACGGTAATCTTGGGCACGCTGGTCGATTCACTGTTagtggtgttgttgttgttcgaaaTCGACCAAAAGACGATTCCGAATTGAATGGCAATCAGCGCCGGAAAGATCAGCAACAAGAACGTTGTATCTTGACAAGTCACCACGGAAACATCGCCACTGTTTGTGTGTGACTGCTTGTACCGGTATTTGTGCTGGTGCTGGTGGGGGAGCTTGTCGCGATCTAAACCCATGGAAATGGTACAGGAACACGCTGGATCGTCGGTGTCGTCCTTGTGGTAGGATTCGTTGCTTTCTACAATCGTTGTGTCTGGGTCGCGGTCGTCTTCCCCATTCCTACCGATGACGGCACTTGCGGGCGGCGCCTTTACGCCGGATCCTTGGGGTAGAAGGGGTTCCGTCAGATCGTTCGCGTTGTGGGGTGTTGCGGTACAAATGGAAGTAAAGGTCATTGCGTGCACTCCTTTTACATAAACCGAATGTGAGAATATTTTTGTCTTGGATTGGGGGGAAGGAGGTGAATGGGGATGGTGTCACACTACTACTCGGTCCAGTAGAGTCAATGTGGTGGTGAGCAAATTTCGGACACACAAGATATGATGGATGGAACGAAATTTTAGTAGCAAGGCGGGAGGAATCGACGATAGGATACGGTGTATAGGGTACTAACTACCGTTGCTGGTGATGCCCCCGTAATCCAAACACACGGCAGCTATTCTTGGCTCTTACCAGTTTCCTATCTTTGGTCACGCTTGGCAATCGCGGATGAAACGTATATAGAGAGAAATGGCGGCTTATTATTGTTTCTTATTCCGACGTTAATTGCATTCACTCTTCTGAGGAACATACAAAATAGCCCAGCCCAGCGTCTTGAATCACTAGAGAAGAGCGGCCTCATACGACTACTACGAAAATGGAGGTACTCCATTTTTGTTGGATCAAATATGCCTATCGTGTCCATTCTACTTATCCGTACAAAAATTCTACTATTGTAAGTACTATGTGTGCTATTGGTATTGAATTTTACATAATTGCTGTTCACTTTGGATCTTCAACGAAATACGGATACCGCAAGTCTGTATTTACTTATATAAATAGTACAATCGAACGTGCTGTTTGGCGTACCAGTAGCCGTTGAGAGTGGGAGTGTCTGTTTTGGAACGAGATAACTGTAAAGCAAGTGACCGGGATGGTACCTCTTTGACGGTGCACACACGGACACGGACACGGACAAATCTGCACAGCCTTGCTCACAATGCACTAGTACTAGAGTGTTCCTAACAAACTGTAACGCAATTATTAATACCGGTCGTTCGCAAAACAGTCAGAAATATAAGCATTGTACGGGTTGTGGTACTAACTGTCTTAAAGTTCAAGGAGCTGTAGGGAAATGATTTATTCTATGCAGAAAATCGCTCGGCCAACTTGTGTTTTAACCCTCCAGCGGAACGGGTAACCTCATCGCAGCAGGCCTGACAGAAGCCAGCCGAACCGAGATGGACGAGCCAGAGCAACAGGGTAACGATGAGGTGATGGCTTgcaaagcaacgcaagaTTCCTAGCACGTCGATTCGAGTGGTCAAATCGAATATTCTACGGCAAATTTCGACTTGCCGAGCGTGAGTTATCGGAGAAGAGctacttacagtcaattccTGACGTCCTATGGTCAGTTTGGACAACCCCTACGATCACACACTCCAAGGCGACATCGAATGGTTGCTTCCTAATTTCTAATCAAAAACGTTTTCTCTAATCAAAAGCGATCCCGATCTGGATGAGAGGAGGAGCTGTAGcgttctaactgtaagtaattGATCTAAACTTTAGAACCCAACCGCAAAGTGCAGGAACGTGGCACATTCACGAAATTTCGAGCTCTTGTAGTAGCAGCCTACTCGTCGTTCTGAGCGTCGTCGCTATCTTCCTCGGATGGCTTGTACGTTGGCCAATCGGTGTAACCTTTGGCGCCAACGTGTTGCCACCAGTGCTGATAAGCAGCTTCAGGTTCTAGAGGCCAGTCATTGGCGAAACGTTCGACCAGATCGGGATTGCTAATGTACAAACGTCCAAAGCAGGCCAGATCAGCGGCACCCGAGCGAATCATCCCTTCGGCAATTTCTTTCGTAAGTCCAACGTTGCAAATAATGGGACCGTCAAAGACTTTACGGATATCGGCAGCCGTAACTGCCGGACATAATCCATGGTATCCAAAGCCGAGACCATCCATAAGATGCAGGTAGGCCACCTTGAGTTTACTCATTTCGGCCGCCACAAAGGTAAACATCTGGGCGTTGTCCTCACTACCCATGTCTCCAAAGACTCCGTTGGGCGAGATTCGAAAGCCAATCCGATTCGAGGGGTAGGCTCCGCTGTCCACGACACCTTGCACAATTTCCttcaaaaagcgaaagcggTTTTCCATGCTTCCGCCGTATTGGTCCGCGCGTTTGTTGGTCTTGGACTGCAAGAATTGATCAATCAAATATCCGTTGGCGGAGTGGATCTCGATTCCGTCAAAGCCTGCCTGACAAGCGAGTTTGGCACCGTGTACGTAATCTGCGACCACACTTTGAATCTCGTCCACCGTCAAGGGAACGGGTGTTTCGGGCGGTACATCTTCAAAGGTTGATGTCTTGACCTTGAAAGAGTCGGCCATGGGAATGTCGGACGCCGAAACTACGCGTTGGGATTCGACGTGAAAAGACGAATGGGCTTGTCGACCCATATTCCAAAATTGGACATAAATCTTGGATCCCTTGGCGTGTACTTTATCCACGATCTTTTTCCATGCTTCCATTTGTGCTTCGGTACGAAGCTCTGGACTGTTGAGCCAGCCGTAGCCCTCTTCAGAAACGGCAGTGGCTTCCGTAATGATGAGACCCGCCGACGCACGTTGTTCATAGTAAGTCGCCATGAGGTCGTTCGGTGTCCGGGAGACGGTATCGAGCGGATCTTCGGTAGGTGTGCAGCTATAGAATTGAAATACGAGTACAGTGAGTAATCGTGTTCGACACTGGGCACAAAATAGTTCGTTCTTGCCGCTTACCGAGCGCGGGTCAAAGGGGCCAGAACGACACGGTTCTGTAGCTCCTGTCCACCAACGGTGAACTTGGAAAGTATCTGCAGATTGCTCATGATCTGGACTTTCCGTAGAGTGAATAACGTGTGTGTGCTTTAGGATGGCACACGAGTGCAACGATTATGAGATCGAGGAGATCGATGTTGTAGGAAGCCGCTACGAGGTTTCCCTGGGATCGGCAGGTTCGTGGCCATCGGCATCGGcagaaaaggacaagacaTCGTAGCGGGAACCGATGGGAACAAATTCGAAGCTCGTGGAAACTGGGGATTTTCGTTTGTTCGGAGAAATAGTCGTGTCATTAGACGTATACTATGGAGTACATTTAATGTTTTGCGACGAAGCGTCACCCAAAACCAAGTGACGTTCTTAAATCCACTGAGTCAGTTTAGTGTCGTGGACTTGTTGCAGCCGAGACACCTGAAGAATGAacttcatttcttcttcctaGATTCCGGATGCCAGTCGTATTTCGGCCCAGACGAGCACAGTCCAGACGATCCAGGTTGACCCCACGTCTGTCTGTCTTTTTGCTCCAGCGGCAGGCACGTTTAGGAGCCTGTCGGGTTTGCCCCACGATGGGAGGTGTCGATACGATCGACCATACTTGGTAACCACTTTCCGAGCAAACACCTATCAGTGCCATTATGACCGAAGAAGAGCAAGAGACTATGAGCGACGTCGAAGAAGAGGCTGACGTCGCTGCCATGTTGGACctgagcaagaaaaagaagaagaaaaagaaaaagacgtcGTCCTCCAAATCCAAGACtaccgacgaggacgacacgAACGCTCCCGACCTTTCGGGACAGCAGCGGCTCTTACAAGAACAAGACGAAGcccaagaaatggaagatgTTGATGACCGCAAGGCCGAGTACACGTACGAAGAACTCCTGGATCGGGTCGTGGATTTGCTGCAAGCCAACAATCCAGACTTGGTTGAAAAGAAGCGGACCCGCATCAAGCCTCCGCAACTCCAGCTGTTGTCCAGCAAGAAGACTCTCTGGGTTAACTACCAAGAGATCTGCTCTATGATGCAGCGCGATCCTCTGCATGTTTACCAATTCTTCATGGCAGAACTTGGGACCGAAGGTTCCATGGACGGAAATCAGCGTCTCATTATTCGAGGCAAGTACCTCTCCAAGTACATTGAAAGTCTACTGCGGAAATACGTCATCGAATACGTGACGTGCGAAATGTGCCGTTCGCCCAATACTGATCTCGTCAAAAATCAAGCCTCTCGTCTCTACTTTTGTACCTGCCGCGACTGCGGGAGCTCCCGATCCGTAGCCCCCATTCGGTCCGGGTACCACGCCACCTCTCGCGCCGATCGTCGGGCTGCCCGAAACGCCAAGGGTTAACAAATCGAAACGCAACTGTAACCAAGGGCTATTTCAATTCAGTCAAAATGCAGCCAAACTTACTACGTTGCCTACCAGTAATGCTACAGCGTTTAATGTAAAATCGTCTTGTCAGGAATGTTTAGGACTGACGAGGACTTCGGCAAAATATGACACGCAACACATTGATTGCTGGTCGATCCATTAATTGCTGTTTGCGGTCCGTCAGCAGTAAACTTTCATCCGTTAGCAACGATCGAAGATCGTCATCCTCGTTTGTCTTGCCTTCTTCCGCAAAGGCAAAGGGAGTATACGAAACCATCTCCGTGACCGCTTTGCGCTGGTGACGATTAGAAAGTGCGGTGGAATGGATAGGGTCGGGATTACCCGTGCGAGTAATTTTTGACGTTTCGTCCAATCGATTCATTCTGAGCTGCAGCAGGTTCAAGCAATCCTGAATGTCTTTCAATTGCTCGCCAAAATGTTCTGTAGCCACGACAATCGCTTCCTTTTGCAAGTCTTGGAGTCGATGCAAAATCCGCCGCTCAACTCCTCTCACGTGTGCTTTCATTGCTTTTTCCTTCATATCCAGCGCAATCAATTGGGTTCGAAAGTGACGGGTTGACGTTTCCTGCCATGCCCGCAAGGCTGTTGCGTCGCGAGGGAAAGGCTGTGCGACTGAAGGAGAGGAAGATGGATCGGTGCCTTTTAGACCAGACTCTTCTCTGTCTGATATCAA
Coding sequences within:
- a CDS encoding predicted protein; protein product: MSIPPDGGLGHEDLVFILTVGSHAQSHPKQTCTIAYDGTSACKESSNDDDVNRQAINAGMTVSSALSDSTCGLYLAPSTIPGAGVGIFTAVEKQIGDTVGRGDICIPVIDMYWHADGITQPFSDYFWSGDTMGMSHETDSDDVEALCPGLDCAINCHLALVNVEKAVPVYDDFGALHRSRDPGTGAFSPYHNGTTYVSRHIPAGGELFKFYGDHWFQTRPHVFGLIPLSEDYETAEDMNEKMVLLLQRALGTRDGVNVSSGNNLLEDWFGLLQKINAGAFESRTLNALPQSWADATLAAKDTISALHQPSATRDVAWLEKHGRCIDHVEPRTSTIVPQAGRGAFAVRSLLRDQVITTTPLLHVADADFFNLYNVTSMFDENDNEHYQKHVDTVVGSQILLNYCFGHEETTVILCPYGSGINYINHDATLANVKIRWAVDFDVVHDDEVVQSWTVEDLENDTKPRLALDYFATRDIEPGEELLLDYGAVWEEAWREHVDTWQPYNGVVDAISYGSATTMNEVARETPLRTQDEQRFDPYPGNLQIRCHYALKNTINREEAYVFHWRDTDYGYACHILDRFIEDNKDWYTVELELTVDPDAETAVRTERTDVPRSAMQFFPAPGTSDLQLPNAFRHLIGLPDELLPPQWRNL
- a CDS encoding predicted protein, with the translated sequence MTFTSICTATPHNANDLTEPLLPQGSGVKAPPASAVIGRNGEDDRDPDTTIVESNESYHKDDTDDPACSCTISMGLDRDKLPHQHQHKYRYKQSHTNSGDVSVVTCQDTTFLLLIFPALIAIQFGIVFWSISNNNNTTNSESTSVPKITVALVDHWPVVNATIALFAISTWLYRLTLQECRVTNVVLLLVPEILLNIVLGLVLFGQALWGFTVLLVSLLALCSLVVLHGVYQLFCDTRDVDDVVELRDDEMYHGEQPKVNDKKPESQDEEEDYGYYCRCHAIVC
- a CDS encoding predicted protein, whose protein sequence is MSNLQILSKFTVGGQELQNRVVLAPLTRARCTPTEDPLDTVSRTPNDLMATYYEQRASAGLIITEATAVSEEGYGWLNSPELRTEAQMEAWKKIVDKVHAKGSKIYVQFWNMGRQAHSSFHVESQRVVSASDIPMADSFKVKTSTFEDVPPETPVPLTVDEIQSVVADYVHGAKLACQAGFDGIEIHSANGYLIDQFLQSKTNKRADQYGGSMENRFRFLKEIVQGVVDSGAYPSNRIGFRISPNGVFGDMGSEDNAQMFTFVAAEMSKLKVAYLHLMDGLGFGYHGLCPAVTAADIRKVFDGPIICNVGLTKEIAEGMIRSGAADLACFGRLYISNPDLVERFANDWPLEPEAAYQHWWQHVGAKGYTDWPTYKPSEEDSDDAQNDE
- a CDS encoding predicted protein yields the protein MEDVDDRKAEYTYEELLDRVVDLLQANNPDLVEKKRTRIKPPQLQLLSSKKTLWVNYQEICSMMQRDPLHVYQFFMAELGTEGSMDGNQRLIIRGKYLSKYIESLLRKYVIEYVTCEMCRSPNTDLVKNQASRLYFCTCRDCGSSRSVAPIRSGYHATSRADRRAARNAKG